The following coding sequences are from one Pyrobaculum sp. 3827-6 window:
- a CDS encoding V-type ATP synthase subunit B: MLSPVVSYTTVREVKGPLIVIEKTRGVAYGEVGEVVGPDGEPRRVQVIEVGTDYAVAQVLGGTLGLPAKGSTVRFYGKTLKMPVSEQLVGRILDGKGQPRDHMPLPPPEDFRDVNGEPLNPYSREYPEEPIETGISAIDGLYTLVRGQKLPIFSGTGLPHNLMAAQVVRQSTVRGSEEGFAVVFVGVGIKTEEALFFMDEFRKTGALRRAVAVLNLASDPVAERILAPRVGLTIAEYLAWQLGYHILVVITDMTNYCEGLRELSSGRGELPGRRGYPGYMYTDLATIYERAGKAHGRKGSVTQFPILTMPHDDITHPIPDLTGYITEGQLVLSRAMWGKGIYPPFDVIMSLSRLAKDAIGEGKTREDHKDVANTLIAAYSKALEIRNLATLVGERNLGWRERRYLRFADAFEQKFIKQGYYERRSFEETLDIGWDVMSILPEDELTNARPQITQKFYRRHIFESVQV; this comes from the coding sequence ATGCTGTCGCCGGTAGTTTCCTACACCACTGTGAGGGAGGTGAAGGGCCCCCTTATAGTTATTGAAAAGACGAGGGGCGTGGCCTACGGCGAGGTGGGCGAGGTGGTGGGGCCTGACGGCGAGCCGAGGAGGGTCCAGGTAATCGAAGTGGGGACGGACTACGCAGTGGCCCAGGTGCTCGGCGGTACCTTGGGCCTCCCGGCGAAGGGCTCGACGGTGAGGTTCTACGGCAAGACGCTTAAGATGCCCGTGTCCGAGCAGTTGGTTGGGAGGATTCTAGACGGCAAGGGCCAGCCTAGGGACCACATGCCTCTGCCGCCGCCCGAGGACTTCCGAGACGTAAACGGGGAGCCTCTCAACCCCTACTCCCGGGAGTACCCGGAGGAGCCTATCGAGACGGGCATCTCGGCGATAGACGGCCTCTACACACTGGTGAGGGGGCAGAAGCTACCGATTTTCTCCGGAACTGGCCTCCCCCACAACCTAATGGCTGCGCAGGTGGTGAGGCAGTCCACGGTTAGGGGGAGCGAGGAGGGCTTCGCCGTCGTCTTCGTCGGCGTCGGCATCAAGACGGAGGAGGCCCTCTTCTTCATGGACGAGTTTAGGAAGACGGGCGCCCTCAGGAGGGCGGTGGCCGTCCTCAACCTAGCCTCGGACCCGGTGGCGGAGCGCATCCTCGCCCCACGCGTAGGGCTCACCATCGCGGAGTACCTCGCGTGGCAACTGGGCTACCACATCCTCGTCGTCATTACGGATATGACCAACTACTGCGAGGGGCTGAGGGAGCTTTCCTCGGGCCGCGGCGAGCTCCCCGGCAGGAGGGGCTACCCCGGCTACATGTACACGGACCTGGCGACGATATACGAGAGGGCTGGGAAGGCGCATGGGAGGAAGGGCTCGGTGACCCAGTTCCCCATCTTGACCATGCCTCACGACGACATTACCCACCCCATTCCAGACCTCACCGGCTACATCACCGAGGGCCAGCTGGTGCTCAGCCGCGCCATGTGGGGCAAGGGGATCTACCCGCCCTTTGACGTCATCATGTCGCTGAGCCGCCTCGCCAAGGACGCAATCGGCGAGGGGAAGACCAGGGAGGATCACAAAGACGTGGCCAACACCCTAATAGCGGCCTACTCCAAAGCCCTCGAGATTAGAAACCTCGCCACGTTGGTGGGCGAGAGGAACCTCGGCTGGAGGGAGCGCAGGTACCTCCGCTTCGCCGACGCCTTCGAGCAGAAGTTCATAAAACAGGGGTACTACGAGAGGCGTAGTTTCGAGGAGACGCTGGACATAGGCTGGGACGTAATGTCTATACTTCCGGAGGACGAGCTGACCAACGCCAGGCCGCAGATAACCCAGAAGTTCTACCGCAGACACATCTTTGAGAGCGTACAGGTTTAA
- a CDS encoding DUF4349 domain-containing protein, producing MRGRTLFLIIIAASAAISLFVGYYLRTTSAVLTSGAPRALDLRGAPSADLLMASGAAPQTLTPPAPSEFKDRLEVREGYIRLLVQDLEGAESAVRRAAAAVGGYVAGSEGGLGEVRLTVKVPSDRLDQFLAMVREIGPVDQFSVKAEEVGEVYTDLWARLNSTKATERRLLELLQRAQSVDEILKVEQELKRVRSEVEKLEAELRSLAGRIAYATVVVHLVGGGVSYHVTLTAEVEDVEDAVRKFVDAVAKAGRISSMQFAGREGRVEAVVATTKLAQLEAQVPGAVVERKVASSPSATGTSTVVVNFVQKKRAYSIHLVLEVDNVEEAMRRIAGMGVGRVRSAYASQQSGEVWLSVPTEEVERLEKSLPGRLVDRRVELTYAPESQLIISLRTPANPLADALGAGLSAMTTVAVWLLAALLALAPVGALAYGAYYAYNKLAKRGARGR from the coding sequence GTGAGGGGTAGAACCCTATTCCTCATAATTATCGCGGCGTCGGCCGCGATCTCCCTCTTTGTTGGCTACTACCTCCGCACGACGTCTGCCGTACTAACGTCGGGCGCGCCGAGGGCTCTTGACTTGCGCGGCGCCCCGTCTGCAGACTTGTTGATGGCGTCCGGCGCCGCTCCTCAGACCTTGACTCCACCTGCGCCGTCTGAATTCAAGGATCGTCTAGAGGTCAGGGAGGGGTACATTAGACTCCTTGTCCAGGATTTGGAGGGGGCTGAGTCGGCTGTGAGGAGGGCCGCGGCGGCTGTGGGTGGATACGTGGCGGGGAGCGAGGGTGGGCTGGGCGAGGTTAGGCTCACGGTTAAGGTGCCTAGCGATAGGCTGGATCAGTTCCTCGCCATGGTTAGGGAGATAGGCCCCGTGGACCAGTTTTCAGTAAAGGCGGAGGAGGTGGGGGAGGTGTATACCGATCTGTGGGCCCGGCTGAACTCGACGAAGGCCACTGAGCGCCGGTTGCTTGAACTGTTGCAGAGGGCGCAGAGCGTAGACGAGATTTTGAAGGTGGAGCAGGAGTTGAAGAGGGTGAGGTCGGAGGTGGAGAAGCTCGAGGCTGAGCTCAGATCTCTTGCGGGGAGGATCGCCTACGCCACGGTGGTGGTGCATCTCGTGGGCGGGGGCGTGTCGTACCACGTGACGCTGACGGCGGAGGTGGAGGACGTCGAGGACGCCGTGAGGAAGTTTGTAGACGCCGTGGCCAAGGCGGGCAGGATCAGCTCTATGCAGTTCGCGGGCAGGGAGGGGCGTGTGGAGGCTGTGGTGGCCACCACGAAGCTCGCCCAGCTGGAGGCGCAGGTCCCCGGCGCCGTGGTGGAGAGGAAAGTCGCCTCCTCCCCCTCCGCAACCGGCACGTCCACCGTCGTCGTCAACTTTGTGCAGAAGAAGAGGGCCTACTCCATACACCTCGTTTTAGAAGTCGACAACGTGGAGGAGGCCATGAGGCGCATAGCCGGGATGGGGGTGGGCAGGGTGCGGTCCGCCTACGCCTCTCAGCAGAGCGGCGAGGTGTGGCTGTCTGTGCCTACAGAAGAGGTCGAGAGGCTGGAGAAGTCTCTGCCCGGCAGGCTGGTGGACAGGCGGGTGGAGCTTACATACGCCCCGGAGTCCCAGCTCATAATTTCGCTACGCACACCCGCGAACCCCCTGGCAGACGCGCTGGGGGCCGGACTGTCGGCGATGACGACGGTGGCTGTGTGGCTACTGGCGGCGTTGCTGGCGCTGGCGCCAGTCGGGGCGCTGGCATACGGGGCCTACTACGCCTACAACAAGCTGGCGAAGAGAGGCGCGAGGGGCCGCTAG
- a CDS encoding PaREP1 family protein translates to MEFPLLAKPWRDIEKYRDARLREARIEIGLALEFLEDGLLRNAAGKAFQAWKAYLAAQLAERREALKKIYPGSRRIRVGEDEIEVEDVDVVIALVPTTHMIKLAGVVGGDSVEFTVLALSLHRYQYNGPDPEGFFSDIPDDRSAALLICRLASKLAGDSELYKRVCGA, encoded by the coding sequence ATGGAGTTCCCCCTGCTGGCTAAGCCGTGGAGGGACATAGAGAAGTACCGCGACGCTAGGTTGCGCGAGGCGCGGATAGAAATAGGTCTGGCGCTTGAGTTTCTAGAGGATGGGCTTCTTAGAAACGCCGCGGGTAAAGCCTTCCAGGCATGGAAAGCCTACCTAGCTGCGCAACTCGCCGAGAGGAGAGAGGCTTTAAAGAAGATCTACCCCGGCTCGAGGAGGATCAGAGTGGGGGAGGATGAGATCGAAGTGGAGGACGTCGATGTGGTTATCGCTCTGGTGCCCACTACCCATATGATAAAGCTCGCCGGAGTCGTAGGCGGCGACTCGGTGGAGTTCACAGTACTCGCCCTCAGCCTCCACCGCTACCAATACAACGGCCCAGATCCAGAGGGCTTCTTTTCAGACATCCCCGACGACAGGTCAGCGGCCCTTCTCATCTGCCGCCTAGCCTCGAAGCTGGCGGGAGACTCGGAGCTATACAAGAGGGTCTGCGGCGCCTAG
- a CDS encoding NAD(P)/FAD-dependent oxidoreductase, translated as MKKVVIVGGGIAGLTVAKTLLEGKMQAEITVVNSAPHYFAGPSRPLVLTGEQSLDRIVRGYEEVARRGVKVVVGTVYSVDPANRRVRLVGGYVSDGGVRELQYDYLVVAPGVALDGSQITGYDKHRGNVLNVYDPGRVKLLRDKVWSAERGTVVVYAPKAPYRCAPAPTETALLIDAVLRHRGVRDKFRIIHIDANDKTQPPVIADVVGEIYKKQGVELVTSQEITEIGESYVVTRSGEKYQYDILAMLEPNRAPKFVAEAGLGGQWVEVRSPQDLRHPKFDDVLAAGDAAGLPFPKNQEIAFESALFAANKILEMEGLQHRASVQYAFLGWAYVGNPEGRLQTLSVMFGLDFTTQPPKPSKDPQPKREYTERKDAWEQSYLKNLFGH; from the coding sequence ATGAAGAAGGTGGTAATAGTCGGAGGGGGCATCGCGGGGTTGACTGTCGCCAAGACGCTTCTAGAGGGCAAGATGCAGGCCGAGATCACGGTGGTGAACAGCGCGCCTCACTACTTCGCAGGCCCCAGCAGGCCGCTTGTGCTCACAGGCGAGCAGTCGCTTGACCGCATTGTGAGGGGCTACGAAGAGGTGGCGCGCAGGGGCGTGAAGGTGGTGGTGGGCACGGTGTACTCGGTTGACCCCGCCAACAGGAGGGTTAGGCTCGTGGGCGGCTACGTCTCCGACGGCGGCGTGAGGGAGCTACAGTACGACTACCTAGTGGTGGCCCCCGGCGTGGCGCTAGACGGCTCCCAGATAACAGGCTACGACAAACACCGAGGCAACGTGCTCAACGTCTACGACCCCGGGAGGGTGAAGCTTCTAAGGGACAAGGTGTGGAGCGCCGAGAGGGGGACCGTGGTCGTGTACGCACCTAAGGCTCCGTATAGATGCGCCCCGGCGCCTACGGAAACCGCCCTGCTGATAGACGCCGTGCTGAGGCACAGGGGGGTGAGAGACAAGTTTAGGATTATCCACATAGACGCCAACGACAAGACCCAGCCTCCCGTCATCGCCGACGTCGTCGGAGAGATATACAAAAAACAGGGCGTTGAGCTTGTGACGAGCCAGGAGATTACCGAGATTGGGGAGAGCTACGTGGTGACTAGAAGCGGAGAGAAGTACCAATACGACATCTTGGCGATGCTCGAGCCCAACAGGGCGCCCAAGTTCGTGGCGGAGGCCGGCCTCGGGGGGCAGTGGGTAGAGGTCAGATCGCCCCAGGACCTGCGGCACCCCAAGTTCGACGACGTACTAGCGGCGGGGGACGCCGCCGGCCTGCCGTTTCCCAAAAACCAGGAAATCGCCTTCGAAAGCGCCCTCTTCGCCGCCAACAAGATACTAGAGATGGAAGGCCTCCAGCACAGAGCCAGCGTCCAGTACGCGTTCCTAGGCTGGGCCTACGTGGGCAACCCAGAGGGGAGGTTGCAGACCCTGTCAGTCATGTTCGGCCTAGACTTCACCACACAGCCACCCAAACCCTCCAAAGACCCGCAGCCGAAGCGTGAATACACCGAGCGCAAAGACGCCTGGGAGCAGAGCTACCTCAAAAACCTATTCGGCCACTAA
- a CDS encoding DUF996 domain-containing protein — MDFETAKILLGVGLILQIIGSFTWLGDAGAVMLVGAVLALVGAHGLADYYNRRDIFNNLLYAYITAIVGVVIAAVALVGWFIHTAIYAPWALPKDLYGIVFIAVGIWVLVWLIKVAATYFERRTYRALYEATGSDNFQKAATFVWIGALTYVVLVGILIYIIGLIFAIIGAFELKPRQAEGSAKPPHT, encoded by the coding sequence ATGGATTTTGAAACTGCTAAGATACTCCTCGGCGTCGGGCTTATTCTGCAGATCATAGGCTCCTTTACCTGGCTGGGAGACGCCGGGGCCGTCATGCTGGTCGGCGCAGTCCTGGCACTGGTCGGCGCCCACGGCCTCGCCGACTACTACAACCGCCGCGACATCTTCAACAACCTCCTATACGCCTACATAACAGCCATCGTGGGAGTGGTAATAGCCGCGGTGGCGCTGGTGGGCTGGTTTATACACACCGCCATCTACGCGCCGTGGGCACTACCCAAAGATCTCTACGGAATCGTGTTTATCGCCGTCGGGATCTGGGTATTGGTGTGGCTCATAAAGGTGGCTGCCACTTACTTCGAGAGGAGGACGTATAGAGCCCTCTACGAGGCGACCGGCTCCGACAACTTCCAAAAGGCGGCGACTTTTGTGTGGATAGGGGCCTTGACCTACGTGGTACTCGTCGGCATTTTGATATACATAATAGGGCTGATCTTCGCAATAATAGGGGCGTTTGAGCTCAAGCCGAGGCAGGCCGAGGGCTCCGCAAAGCCTCCCCATACCTAG